GACGGCCCACAGCACCGCCCAAGGCACTTGCGGCCTCGCCCTCGCCTTCGGACATCTCGACCGGTGCCTGCCCGGCGAGGGCTGGGACCTCGTGGCCCACCATCACCTCAGCCGCGCCGTCGACGGCACCGCGTCGAACCCCGTGGGCACCCTGGGACTCTTCGCCGGCCTCACCGGAGTGGCTTTCACCACCTCGTACCTGGCTCACGGCGGACAGCGGTACCGCACGCTGCTCGGCGGCATCGACGACAGCCTGTACACCCGGATTCCCCGGCGACTTCCCGCTGTCACCAGGGAAGGCCTCGCCGTCGGGACGTTCGACCTCGTGTCGGGGTGGACCGGCGTGGCCGCGTACCTCCACTCCCGGCCGACCGGCCCAGCCCGGGACCGCGCTCTCAACACCGTGCTCGCCTGGCTCGTGGACCTGTCCCGTGCCGTCGACGGGGTCCCCGCCTGGCACACCCCCCATGCCCTCATCACTGACGAGAGCATGCGCGATCGGTACCGGACCGCGGTCGCCAACTGCGGTCTCGCCCACGGCATCACCGGCCCCCTCGCCATGCTCGCCCTCGCCCACGCCGACGGCCCGATCGGCGCGGGGCACACCGAGGCGATCCGCCGCACGGCGTCCTGGCTCGCCTCCCACCAGGTCGACGACGCCCGAGGAGGGGCATACCCGTCGGTCGTCC
This DNA window, taken from Streptomyces sp. NBC_01408, encodes the following:
- a CDS encoding lanthionine synthetase C family protein — encoded protein: MAPPAWQPAIGDPQTVASVRAVSVDVLSRLRDPDIVEGAARTAVLQGRPRWTAHSTAQGTCGLALAFGHLDRCLPGEGWDLVAHHHLSRAVDGTASNPVGTLGLFAGLTGVAFTTSYLAHGGQRYRTLLGGIDDSLYTRIPRRLPAVTREGLAVGTFDLVSGWTGVAAYLHSRPTGPARDRALNTVLAWLVDLSRAVDGVPAWHTPHALITDESMRDRYRTAVANCGLAHGITGPLAMLALAHADGPIGAGHTEAIRRTASWLASHQVDDARGGAYPSVVPLGEDSAAPSAARDAWCYGSPGVARALWLAGTALGDPGLNRTAVAAMRAVLRRPVAQRRIDSPGFCHGIAGLLQVTLRFAVDTGDEEISDGARRLVDQLLGEYQPQAPFGYRSVEPGGTREDRSGLLEGAAGVALTLLAAVTLEPPAWDRFFLLS